Proteins found in one Balnearium lithotrophicum genomic segment:
- a CDS encoding YqaA family protein, with protein MKFLTVAFWKALALKYGVYALAFNAFIEAIFFPIPPDVLLITLCLTNPENSFLYAIVATLFSSLGGVVGYYVGYFGGKPLAERFFGEEKVKKVHRLYESYESVIILLAGFSPLPYKLFTVTSGVLFASLKKLFIFSLIGRGSRFFAEGALIYFFGEDVKNFALRNLNLISLIIGLLILVSFIIYRRYRKGVLP; from the coding sequence ATGAAGTTTCTAACAGTTGCTTTCTGGAAGGCCTTAGCATTAAAGTACGGAGTTTATGCTTTAGCTTTTAATGCCTTCATAGAGGCAATCTTTTTCCCTATACCGCCTGACGTTCTCCTTATTACACTCTGCTTAACAAATCCAGAAAATTCATTTCTCTATGCAATCGTTGCAACCCTCTTTTCCTCGTTGGGTGGCGTTGTTGGCTACTACGTAGGCTACTTCGGGGGAAAGCCCCTTGCAGAGAGGTTCTTCGGGGAGGAAAAGGTCAAAAAGGTCCACAGGCTCTACGAGTCCTACGAGAGTGTAATAATTCTCCTTGCAGGATTTTCTCCCCTTCCATATAAACTCTTTACAGTAACGTCTGGGGTTCTCTTTGCATCCCTTAAGAAACTCTTTATCTTCTCCCTAATTGGAAGGGGAAGCAGGTTCTTCGCTGAGGGAGCTCTGATATACTTTTTCGGTGAGGATGTAAAGAACTTTGCACTGAGAAACTTGAACCTAATATCCTTAATAATTGGTCTTCTGATTTTGGTCAGCTTTATAATCTACAGAAGGTATAGAAAGGGTGTTCTTCCATGA
- the surE gene encoding 5'/3'-nucleotidase SurE: MEVDKRPRILLSNDDGIRSEGLKVLYEALSEFADVTVVAPDRERSAVGRALTLHRPLRCEKVDENWYAVDGTPTSCVYIGIHAIMKRKPDMVVGGINRGPNLGEDITYSGTVSIAMEGALLGIPSIAFSLATFKDFQWESAARWAKRISKRVLEEGIPEGCCLNVNIPNLPYEEVKGVQVTRQGKKDYTERVEERRDPWGRVYYWIGGEEPNWKAEPGTDYWAVKNGYVSITPIHLDLTDYRALEILKNYEW, encoded by the coding sequence ATGGAAGTTGATAAAAGGCCGAGAATCCTCCTTTCAAACGATGATGGGATAAGGTCGGAAGGACTGAAGGTTCTTTACGAAGCTCTGAGTGAGTTTGCAGATGTTACAGTTGTGGCTCCAGATAGGGAAAGGAGTGCAGTTGGAAGGGCACTTACGCTCCACAGGCCTTTAAGGTGCGAAAAGGTTGATGAGAACTGGTATGCAGTTGATGGAACACCGACAAGCTGTGTCTACATAGGAATCCATGCCATTATGAAGAGAAAGCCGGACATGGTAGTTGGTGGAATAAACAGGGGACCGAACTTGGGAGAGGACATAACCTACTCTGGAACCGTTTCAATTGCGATGGAGGGAGCTCTCCTTGGAATTCCATCGATTGCCTTCTCCCTTGCAACATTTAAGGACTTCCAATGGGAAAGTGCAGCAAGGTGGGCTAAGAGAATTTCAAAGAGGGTTTTAGAGGAGGGAATTCCCGAAGGGTGCTGTTTAAACGTAAACATTCCAAACCTTCCTTACGAGGAGGTGAAGGGAGTTCAGGTCACGAGACAGGGAAAAAAGGACTACACCGAAAGGGTTGAAGAGAGGAGAGACCCCTGGGGAAGGGTGTACTACTGGATAGGTGGAGAGGAACCAAACTGGAAGGCTGAGCCTGGAACGGACTACTGGGCAGTTAAAAATGGATACGTTTCAATAACTCCAATCCATTTGGACCTGACAGACTACAGAGCTCTTGAAATCCTGAAAAACTACGAGTGGTAG
- a CDS encoding nicotinamide mononucleotide transporter has product MERTKFQKFLEIVASVIGVLALLITALGYPQVGFVIALFASALYATYGYLTKQYGIMVSSLIYGTVEIVGIIRWVFIGVNNGS; this is encoded by the coding sequence TTGGAGAGAACGAAATTCCAAAAATTTCTTGAAATAGTTGCCTCTGTAATAGGCGTTTTAGCCCTGTTGATTACTGCCTTGGGCTACCCTCAGGTTGGATTCGTAATAGCCCTTTTTGCATCTGCCCTCTATGCGACTTACGGTTACTTAACGAAGCAGTACGGAATAATGGTAAGCTCTCTAATCTATGGAACTGTTGAGATTGTAGGGATAATAAGGTGGGTGTTCATAGGAGTAAACAATGGAAGTTGA
- a CDS encoding thymidine phosphorylase has translation MLFKELIKKKRDGEELSKEEIDFIVKSYTRGETPDYQMAALLMAVFFRGLNYNETLYLTDSMLNSGVKIEVKTRGTLVDKHSTGGIGDKVSLVIAPVLAELGFKAPLLAGRALGFTGGTIDKLESTGMKVELSSDEISEVVEKFGFSISAQTPEIAPADRKIYSLRDATATVESIPLIVSSILSKKLAVNTDAIVFDVKVGSGAFMKTMERAEELAKGLVEVSKLYGKRAGALITEMGQPLGLFAGNLLEVREALDALGGSIEPDLLEVVSSLVGALYELTERGSFEEGKRDAEMVIREGRARDRFVSWIEYLGGDLQREVNAKRLLVESPLSGYVQSIDGESLGWLVVEMGGGRKRAEDSIDYSVGLAFFKKIGDKVEKGEPIGEIYYNRGNVEEFKRKFLSSYRIGNEKVDKPRIIKKFVQ, from the coding sequence TTGCTATTTAAAGAACTTATAAAGAAAAAGAGGGATGGAGAGGAACTCTCTAAAGAAGAAATAGACTTCATAGTTAAATCCTACACAAGGGGTGAAACACCAGACTATCAGATGGCTGCCCTTCTGATGGCAGTCTTCTTCAGGGGGCTTAACTACAACGAAACCCTCTACTTAACCGATTCTATGCTGAATTCGGGAGTGAAAATAGAGGTAAAGACAAGAGGAACGTTGGTTGATAAACACAGTACCGGCGGAATTGGTGATAAGGTTTCCCTGGTCATAGCTCCCGTTTTGGCAGAGTTGGGATTTAAGGCTCCACTTCTTGCAGGGAGAGCTCTTGGATTTACAGGTGGAACGATAGATAAGTTGGAAAGTACGGGAATGAAGGTGGAGCTCTCCTCTGACGAAATCTCGGAAGTTGTTGAGAAGTTTGGATTTTCAATATCAGCTCAGACTCCTGAAATAGCACCTGCCGATAGAAAGATATACTCCCTCAGGGATGCTACTGCAACGGTTGAGAGTATTCCTCTAATTGTGTCGAGTATTTTAAGTAAAAAGCTTGCAGTAAATACAGATGCAATTGTTTTTGACGTAAAAGTGGGAAGCGGTGCATTTATGAAGACGATGGAAAGGGCTGAGGAGCTTGCAAAGGGATTGGTTGAGGTGAGTAAGCTCTACGGTAAAAGGGCTGGAGCTCTGATAACGGAGATGGGGCAACCTTTGGGACTCTTTGCAGGAAATCTTTTAGAGGTAAGAGAAGCCTTAGATGCGTTAGGTGGAAGTATAGAGCCTGACCTTTTAGAGGTTGTTTCCTCCTTGGTTGGAGCTCTCTACGAGCTTACGGAGAGGGGAAGCTTTGAGGAAGGGAAACGGGACGCCGAAATGGTAATAAGGGAAGGAAGGGCAAGAGACAGGTTTGTAAGTTGGATTGAGTATTTAGGTGGAGACCTTCAAAGGGAAGTGAATGCAAAGAGACTCTTAGTTGAATCTCCACTAAGTGGATACGTTCAGTCGATAGATGGTGAAAGTTTAGGATGGCTTGTGGTAGAGATGGGAGGAGGAAGGAAAAGGGCTGAGGATAGTATAGACTACTCCGTTGGACTGGCGTTTTTCAAAAAGATAGGGGACAAGGTAGAGAAGGGAGAACCTATTGGAGAAATTTACTACAACAGAGGAAACGTTGAGGAGTTTAAAAGGAAGTTCCTATCCTCCTACAGAATAGGGAATGAAAAGGTTGACAAGCCAAGGATAATAAAGAAGTTCGTTCAATAA
- a CDS encoding site-2 protease family protein: MNLLIALPGILWALTIHEFAHGYVAYKIGDPTPKLAGRLTLNPIAHIDLLGFIALFLVHFGWAKPVPINPRNFTKVSSWRTGEILVSFAGPLANFLSAFVSALLLKYLPFYAISPSISEPLFLMLKYSLFINVAFGIFNLLPIPPLDGSKILEAILPYKYWIQYKKIEPYGPIILIILIITPVINWILIPLVDGFVRVILTLT; this comes from the coding sequence TTGAACTTACTCATAGCTCTACCGGGGATACTTTGGGCTCTTACAATTCACGAGTTTGCCCACGGTTACGTGGCATACAAAATAGGGGACCCTACACCAAAACTTGCAGGAAGGTTAACTTTAAATCCGATTGCCCACATAGACCTATTAGGTTTTATTGCTCTATTTTTAGTTCACTTTGGATGGGCAAAGCCGGTTCCGATTAATCCTAGAAATTTCACCAAGGTTTCCTCATGGAGAACGGGAGAAATTTTAGTCTCATTTGCAGGACCTTTAGCTAACTTCTTGAGTGCTTTTGTTAGCGCTCTACTCCTCAAGTACCTCCCATTTTACGCCATTTCTCCATCAATCTCTGAACCCCTCTTTTTGATGCTCAAATACTCCCTGTTTATAAATGTAGCATTCGGAATTTTTAACCTTTTACCGATTCCTCCCCTCGATGGTTCAAAAATCTTAGAAGCTATCCTTCCATACAAATACTGGATTCAGTACAAGAAAATTGAACCTTACGGCCCTATCATTCTGATAATTTTAATTATTACCCCTGTTATAAACTGGATTTTAATTCCTCTTGTAGATGGATTTGTTAGAGTAATTCTAACTTTAACCTGA
- a CDS encoding histidine kinase, producing the protein MKKLLRLLFLSNVKIRLSYPLRMALFFWLIVGFFLISAYYVLTVKYPVNVGAVKIIKDLFLYALLLSFFPFLFTIIYTVNASKDYETVENLAKELARGNLETKMNISYLADRDLVSIYEALEKLRKSLILSKELYLKNKKL; encoded by the coding sequence ATGAAGAAACTATTAAGACTACTCTTTCTCTCAAACGTCAAAATCAGACTATCCTACCCACTTAGAATGGCACTATTCTTCTGGTTAATCGTCGGTTTTTTCTTAATTAGTGCTTACTACGTATTAACTGTAAAATATCCTGTTAATGTAGGAGCCGTTAAAATAATAAAGGACCTATTTCTATATGCATTGCTTCTTAGTTTTTTCCCTTTTCTATTTACTATAATTTACACTGTAAATGCATCGAAAGATTATGAAACTGTAGAAAACCTAGCAAAAGAACTGGCAAGGGGGAATTTGGAAACTAAGATGAATATCAGCTATTTAGCTGATAGGGATTTAGTAAGTATCTATGAAGCCCTTGAAAAATTAAGAAAAAGCTTAATCCTTTCTAAAGAGTTGTACTTAAAGAATAAAAAGCTATAG
- a CDS encoding arsenate reductase ArsC, translating into MKIGFICTGNSARSQMAEGFAKYYAKKLGKNVEVYSAGSSPAGYVHPLAVEVMREIGIDISKQKSKSLEEIPLNKLDLTVTLCGDAAENCPIVPRANVQHWRLFDPVRVEGTIEEKLKAFREVRNEVIKRVKKLIESL; encoded by the coding sequence GTGAAAATAGGTTTTATATGTACCGGAAACTCTGCAAGAAGCCAGATGGCTGAGGGTTTTGCTAAATACTACGCAAAGAAATTAGGAAAGAACGTTGAAGTTTACTCGGCAGGCTCAAGTCCTGCCGGATACGTACATCCCCTTGCAGTAGAGGTTATGAGGGAGATTGGAATTGATATATCAAAACAAAAATCCAAATCCCTTGAAGAAATTCCTTTAAATAAACTTGACCTAACTGTAACCCTTTGTGGAGATGCAGCTGAGAACTGTCCTATTGTACCTAGAGCTAACGTCCAACATTGGAGACTTTTCGACCCGGTAAGGGTGGAAGGAACAATAGAAGAAAAATTAAAAGCCTTTAGAGAGGTTAGAAACGAAGTTATCAAACGTGTGAAGAAACTTATTGAATCTCTATAA
- a CDS encoding efflux RND transporter permease subunit — MGKLVDWYVKKPHGVLAFILFFCAIGIIGYIEIPRKFFPDANRPQIAVVTVEPGASAEDVASHITRPIEERLKTLDLVRTVRSVSKDEVSVVTVEFEYKKGIDSAATDVSNELSKVLPFLPKDILPPQVYKITDATQPVLILAVYPKKGSHLSLAQVRELAENEIKDELLNLPHVSDVEVFGGYQREIRIYPNYIKMAKYHITLKQLADAVRQNNRNAPVGLLISKDGLLMLKLEDEAKRIEELKDIYIKPNVQLKDVAKVEWGYKDRLSAYHGNGHRAIGISILRSPKGYELPAIKSVMAFLPKLKKEYPQLNFEVADTQEWLIELSNKNMLESLRDAVVFTLLVIFIFLANVRMLIVSFFSIPVTYLITIGLMWLFGFNFNIVTLTAVILALGMLTDDAVVVLENIERHYFELKKDIWQATIDGTKEIMLAVLSGTYTTVAMLIPIVFIGGYVQHILRPLSLTLIIALVVSYVVAVTVIPIVAPYILKKTPDKNWLERKIYDYFVKAVVYRLRNFYAGITEPLLPHFWLKLIVVVVGFFLFVITMKNVIPVLGRDLMPPMDTGIVIVRAETDSNTSLEKTEKVLSKMEKVLYSMPGVVRVSSTIGSEPGVLSFGSGKTPQQIEMKIQFVDRFHRKKTIWQIEEELRQKFHQIPDLRYVTIMDFGATPLSSIASTIDEMIYGRDPKVLDKLAERLSGLLKKVRGITDISRNWYLDKKEVIIQIDSNRAANYGLTPLQIASYVGGFVRGIPASSFVVPMENGIIIRLILPNDERDFADKLKSVPIPTKKGFVPLSYFVKLKEQNTQSRITHQDLLNTVDVYGYRSTAPTTFLQMQVNKLENKLLELPVGYGISHEGEIKQMKESFTRLMHSLLIGIIILYFSLVPAFSSFTYPISIVAAIPLAMIGAAFSMLLAHKPQCMPSFMGMILLAGIIVKNSILLIDFFKWAKEQGQSTKDAVINSIKIRTRPVLMTAFGTAVGMIPIALGWALGLERLAPLAVVAIGGLIFGTFMTLFFVPVLVSLIEDIRDYLIRKPQEAEEK; from the coding sequence ATGGGTAAATTGGTTGACTGGTACGTAAAAAAACCTCACGGCGTTTTGGCATTCATCCTATTCTTCTGTGCAATAGGCATTATAGGTTACATAGAGATACCGAGAAAGTTCTTTCCGGATGCAAATAGACCTCAAATAGCCGTTGTAACAGTTGAGCCTGGAGCTTCTGCTGAGGATGTAGCATCCCATATAACAAGGCCTATTGAGGAGAGGTTAAAGACTTTAGACCTTGTAAGAACTGTTCGCTCAGTTTCAAAGGATGAGGTTTCGGTTGTAACTGTCGAGTTTGAGTACAAGAAGGGAATAGACTCTGCAGCAACCGACGTTTCAAACGAACTCTCAAAGGTTCTCCCATTTCTCCCTAAGGATATCCTCCCTCCACAGGTTTACAAAATTACAGATGCAACGCAGCCAGTTTTAATCCTTGCAGTCTATCCCAAAAAGGGTTCTCACCTCTCCCTTGCACAAGTTAGGGAATTGGCTGAAAACGAGATAAAGGATGAACTCCTTAACCTCCCTCACGTTTCCGATGTTGAGGTATTTGGAGGATACCAGAGGGAAATTCGAATTTATCCCAACTACATAAAAATGGCCAAATACCACATAACTCTAAAACAGCTTGCTGACGCCGTTAGACAGAACAACAGAAACGCTCCAGTTGGACTCCTCATAAGCAAGGACGGCCTTTTAATGTTAAAGTTAGAGGATGAGGCCAAGAGAATTGAGGAATTAAAGGATATTTACATTAAACCAAACGTACAGCTTAAGGACGTTGCAAAGGTAGAGTGGGGGTACAAGGACAGACTTTCAGCCTACCACGGAAACGGACATAGGGCCATTGGAATATCTATTCTCCGCTCTCCAAAAGGTTACGAGCTTCCAGCAATAAAGTCTGTTATGGCATTTCTACCGAAACTCAAAAAGGAGTATCCACAACTTAACTTTGAAGTTGCAGATACTCAAGAATGGCTGATAGAGCTCTCTAACAAAAACATGTTGGAAAGCTTAAGGGATGCCGTTGTATTTACACTCCTCGTCATATTCATTTTCTTAGCAAACGTAAGAATGCTAATAGTTTCGTTCTTCTCAATTCCTGTAACCTACTTAATAACAATAGGACTTATGTGGCTCTTTGGATTCAACTTCAACATCGTAACACTGACGGCCGTTATCCTCGCCTTAGGTATGCTTACAGATGATGCAGTTGTTGTACTTGAAAACATCGAAAGGCACTACTTTGAACTTAAAAAGGACATCTGGCAGGCAACGATAGATGGAACAAAGGAGATAATGCTTGCCGTTTTAAGTGGAACGTACACAACGGTTGCAATGTTGATTCCCATAGTCTTTATAGGTGGATACGTTCAACACATACTAAGACCCCTTTCGCTAACCTTGATTATTGCCCTTGTCGTTTCATACGTAGTTGCAGTAACGGTAATTCCAATTGTTGCTCCTTATATCTTGAAGAAAACACCCGATAAGAACTGGCTAGAGAGAAAAATCTACGATTACTTTGTTAAGGCAGTAGTTTATAGATTGAGGAATTTCTATGCAGGAATAACAGAGCCTTTACTTCCCCACTTCTGGCTCAAACTGATAGTTGTAGTTGTTGGATTTTTCCTTTTTGTGATAACGATGAAAAACGTAATTCCCGTTTTGGGAAGGGATTTAATGCCACCTATGGATACTGGAATTGTCATAGTTAGAGCAGAAACGGATTCAAATACATCCCTTGAGAAAACTGAGAAAGTTTTATCAAAAATGGAAAAGGTTCTCTATTCAATGCCTGGTGTTGTAAGGGTTTCATCAACTATAGGTTCTGAACCTGGAGTCCTATCCTTTGGAAGTGGAAAAACTCCTCAGCAGATAGAAATGAAAATTCAGTTTGTAGATAGGTTCCACAGGAAAAAGACAATCTGGCAGATTGAGGAGGAGCTCCGTCAAAAGTTCCATCAAATTCCAGACCTCAGATACGTAACAATAATGGACTTTGGAGCAACACCTCTATCATCAATTGCCTCAACAATTGATGAAATGATTTACGGAAGAGACCCTAAAGTTCTTGACAAACTCGCAGAGAGATTATCAGGTCTTCTTAAAAAGGTTCGTGGAATAACAGATATTTCAAGAAACTGGTACCTCGATAAAAAAGAGGTAATAATTCAGATTGATTCAAACAGAGCAGCAAACTACGGACTTACTCCACTCCAAATAGCTTCCTACGTAGGAGGATTCGTAAGGGGAATTCCTGCTTCCTCATTTGTTGTTCCTATGGAAAATGGAATCATCATAAGGCTAATCCTGCCTAACGATGAAAGGGATTTTGCAGATAAGTTGAAGTCTGTTCCTATTCCTACAAAAAAGGGTTTTGTTCCCCTTTCTTACTTTGTGAAATTAAAAGAGCAGAATACTCAAAGCAGAATTACTCATCAGGACTTACTCAATACTGTAGATGTTTACGGTTACCGTTCAACAGCTCCAACAACATTCCTTCAAATGCAGGTAAACAAGTTAGAAAACAAGCTTTTAGAACTTCCTGTAGGATACGGAATTTCTCACGAGGGTGAAATCAAGCAGATGAAGGAGAGCTTTACAAGATTGATGCACTCTCTTCTAATAGGAATAATCATTCTCTACTTCTCACTAGTACCTGCATTTTCCTCGTTTACCTATCCAATATCTATAGTTGCAGCAATTCCACTTGCTATGATTGGAGCAGCCTTCTCAATGCTCCTTGCCCACAAACCCCAGTGTATGCCTTCCTTTATGGGAATGATTCTCCTTGCAGGAATCATCGTTAAAAACTCTATCCTTCTCATAGACTTCTTCAAGTGGGCAAAGGAGCAGGGACAGTCAACAAAGGATGCAGTTATAAACTCTATAAAAATCAGGACTCGTCCCGTTTTAATGACAGCATTTGGAACGGCCGTTGGTATGATTCCCATTGCCCTGGGATGGGCGTTAGGACTTGAGAGGTTAGCTCCCCTCGCAGTGGTAGCAATCGGGGGACTCATCTTTGGAACGTTTATGACCCTCTTCTTCGTTCCCGTATTAGTATCCCTCATCGAGGATATAAGGGATTACCTGATTAGAAAACCTCAGGAGGCAGAAGAGAAGTGA
- a CDS encoding efflux RND transporter periplasmic adaptor subunit, which translates to MKSSKAILVLVILIALGVVVGKVLIKKRRVELLSYTPPKSYPLPVEYAVVKRGNINERFKYLGQVLPYTYASISTKVSGTVLKVYKREGEHFKKGELLARIDSSEIENTILALENQKKAKESLLKGLESQLKAAEVAEKNARNEYERELFLFRRGAVPKEAVEKYQNLYESAKARVETIKSQMRELKHAIISIEKQEKSVASKLKYTEIRALKSGTVANVLLYPGDEALPGKPIMKVFYDSDGFRVLVNVPPRDARETELGSPVKVEGLEIGRVEKIYPAANQKNSLYTVEIRLNKLKGIKPGELVETVLEGKSYEGFVLPYSAILHLKDGSYVLTVQGHSVKAVPVKVIKRVNNRVVVSGNLLEGEKVVVGRESKLLEVLRVKNVNLVEAFNG; encoded by the coding sequence ATGAAGAGCTCTAAGGCAATACTAGTCCTGGTTATTCTAATAGCTTTAGGTGTTGTTGTTGGAAAAGTTCTCATAAAGAAGAGGAGGGTGGAGCTCCTCTCGTACACACCACCTAAAAGCTACCCTTTACCAGTTGAATATGCAGTTGTAAAAAGGGGAAATATTAACGAAAGGTTTAAATACTTAGGTCAGGTTTTACCGTACACCTACGCATCCATTTCAACAAAGGTCTCCGGGACAGTTTTGAAAGTATACAAGAGGGAAGGTGAACACTTCAAAAAGGGAGAGCTCTTAGCAAGGATTGATAGTTCCGAAATTGAGAACACAATCCTTGCCCTTGAAAATCAAAAGAAGGCAAAGGAGTCCCTTTTAAAGGGTTTGGAGTCACAGCTAAAGGCGGCTGAAGTTGCGGAGAAAAATGCAAGGAACGAGTACGAAAGGGAGCTCTTTCTTTTTAGAAGGGGAGCTGTTCCAAAGGAAGCTGTTGAAAAGTATCAAAATCTCTACGAAAGTGCAAAAGCAAGGGTTGAAACCATTAAATCACAAATGAGAGAGTTAAAGCACGCCATAATTTCAATTGAAAAGCAGGAAAAATCTGTAGCTTCAAAACTGAAGTACACAGAAATCAGAGCTCTCAAAAGTGGGACAGTTGCAAACGTTCTCCTCTATCCAGGGGATGAAGCCCTCCCTGGAAAACCAATAATGAAGGTCTTTTACGACAGTGACGGATTCAGAGTTCTTGTAAACGTTCCACCAAGGGATGCAAGAGAAACTGAGTTGGGTTCTCCTGTAAAGGTAGAAGGCCTTGAAATTGGAAGAGTTGAGAAAATCTACCCTGCAGCAAACCAGAAAAACAGCCTCTACACAGTTGAAATAAGGTTAAACAAACTCAAAGGAATTAAACCGGGTGAATTAGTAGAAACTGTTTTAGAGGGGAAAAGCTACGAAGGTTTTGTTCTTCCCTATTCAGCAATTCTCCACCTAAAGGATGGAAGTTACGTTTTAACCGTTCAGGGACATTCAGTAAAGGCCGTTCCAGTTAAGGTAATAAAGAGGGTAAACAACAGGGTAGTCGTTTCAGGTAACCTATTGGAAGGTGAAAAGGTAGTAGTTGGAAGGGAAAGCAAGCTGTTAGAGGTTTTAAGGGTTAAGAATGTAAACCTTGTGGAGGCCTTCAATGGGTAA